CATTCAATAATATTGTGTCatatatattattcaaaatgaattaataaattaaaacctAATATCTTATCTATCTATGTAAAATTACTCAAATTTAcaactaaaacaaaacaatatcTAATTAACAAGTATACATAAGATCATTGTAAATGTGATAGACCTAAAACCAGTTGAAAGTTAAATAGAGATTTATGTATGTTGATGACTCCtatataatttcttttcttGATTAAATGAATCTCTAAAAAATTAACAAGACTTTAAGTCCAACACAATCTAGTTGATGTTCCTGATTCCAATTTCATCTTAGAAAGCTTTAAAGAAATACAATTCACATTGTTGCGTGATAATATTTAAATGAGCATTTCTTGagaatttaatcaaataatgctCTATATCATAAATGTAGTAGGATcggataaatattaattataaattgagaaattatgAGATAAATAGTGATCACATTTTTAAtatgagaaatattagttaaaaagtGAGAAATTTTGAGATAAGTAGTGAATACATATCTAAcatgagaaatattagttataaattgagaaattatgAGACAAATAGTGAGCACGTTGTTAACATAAATTCTTGGAGTGGTACAACTTACATACACACTAATTACATTCAACAATGAAAGGAAGGTTACCGAGAAATAACCTAAGGTTGAAGGAGTAATTGGAGTATTGTGATTGTCGAGGTATCCTCTCCCAAGTTGAATTCAAATTAAacgacaaaataaaaaataatacgaTATGAAAGTGACAATTTGAATGAATAGAAACataaccaattaaaaaaaagttgaaattagaTTTTAGACATATGAGATATGAAGAACGATGTTATTGGAGAAATGAGACTacagagaaggaaaaaaaaaagtaaaatcagaaaattaattaaaaaataaaaaatggagtaaaataataTCTAAGAGACATCAGAtgaaaatatcatatattttattattttaaattaaataattattttcttttatattattttatattgttaaaaaataaatttatcaaacacGTTAATTTCAATtagttaatttttgttgttgtaaaccAATTAGTTTTCAGCAATCAGTTATAgcttaattttatcaaacacaatCTTAAAATATACCACATTGGAAGACACTAATTCAAACATCAccgttaattgaaattattcATATACTAATTACGATGTCGAACAAGTATACATAACATCATCTAGATTGTGATTGATCTAAAACCAATTGAAAGATAAATAGAGATTTATTTATGTGAAtctctacaaaatttataattgacaatattttaataatcattttttgataattaaatcaaaataatgttCTATATCATCAAAGTTTCAAAGTTAAATTGCTAAGTAATATATAAGATTTTCCTAAATAATGTAATACATAAGATAAGAGAGAATTTCGTTGGTAGTCATTTTTTTTTGGCACATGTTTGTTGCACTTTTTTTATTCAACCACTTCAAATTTTAACTgaactactttttttttcataaaaataatattattactactattattattagatttaaatatgtttttggtctatgtaaatataacttttttgatttatatcctgtaatataaaataaaaaaaattgatctttAACGTTAAGTGTACGTTacaaaaacgttaattgacaaagaattgacaaaggaaaacaatttttggttctgtaattaaatataacagttttcaGTTTTAGcctctgaattttttttttttttgaatttcatccctgcaaaattcaaaaattttattttttgtccttaACATCTCTGatgaaaatacaataatttgtaTAGTTATTTGTATAAGATACTTccaaaaatttatagttaattatttttagttaccTTAATTTGTATAGTTATCTAATTACTTGTTGCAGAAAGGTTAGCTCAAAGTGTTTggtaaaaattttattttattttatttaccttCATGGTTAATTTGTAAGTAGAAATCGAGAAATATTAGTaatagatattaaatatttgacttttCTCAATACCattcaatatttattaactCACTAATCGAATTATTTATGTAAAACAAGTGTTTAGTAAAGTCACTTAatcaactaatttaaaaatataaaataacatacacATTGatgtttattaataataaacttatgccaagtaatgtttaaaatattttcacttcaataatttaaaatttattaatcttctgtcttatttattttttattattaaattaattttcattttctgtttcaaaaaaatcactaattatttatgtatttatacATTAAATAGTAAAAACATTCGCAAACAACATCGAGATTCATGATTTTAACTCGAAACATGATATTCAATATGATAATATTGTTATTTGTCAGTTGATTTAAGCTTTATAGAtaacttattttcaaatatattcaaCACATATATTAATTCTAGTAACTTTAACAATAtagttagttaaaaaaaaaacaaatatacaacaataaacatataatataatattataattaaaataaaattaatataatattaactacaattatattaatataaaataatgattaaaataaatatatcatctaatatatattttatttattttaagttataatgaACAAAATCTAAAGCGTAAAAGgagattttagttaaaattataaagataaattaacAGAAAAAGTAATCaactataaatttttgaaagtatcttataaaaataatatacaaattattGCATTTCATCAGAGACGTTaaggacaaaaaataatttttttgaatattgcagggatgaaattcaaaaaaatattttacagagactaaaactgaaaactgttatatttacagGAACCAAAAACTGTTTCCCTTTATCAATTAACGTTTTTGTAACGTCCacttaactaaattttttttttatattacaaggatgtaaacaaaaaaaaaatttaagaggaccaaaatcataaaaatattatatttacatgaaccaaaaatttatttaagtctaatatttttatttgtagttTTTGTTACAATGTTAATCCtatttaaaaatagatataagTAAAAGAACATTCACCGAGTCTAATATTCATAACAAACCTTTTAATTTTCTCACTTTATACTTTAACTGTGATCTAAATTCCAAATGAATCCGtgtcctaattttttttatttaaaaaataacatatccTATAGGTCCTTCGAATTCATAtgattaatcatatatatattagataagTTGTTAGTGATTACTTTCGTAGAGAGATGAAGATTTATTAATAGTAGAAATGGAGCCTTGAATCTCCTACAAATACTCCATTGATATCTCAACTTATGTACCACTGAATAACTccttcaatataatattatttttaaactatataatacataaatatacTGTGAGATAAgcgttattttatttattaatttttttttgtgaacCTATAATAggtatttttcttgtttttaatgttaaatttgAAATACCCACTACCTGCACTAGTCCCATTTGGCCTAGTTTCAGGTTGCAGCTGGTTGGTGAAGTTGTCATGGGTACAAGacaaaatgacaaatatttaatccaagaaaaacaaaatgctaCACAATCTACCACTTATATTAATTCTCCCTTAGATGTCAACTTGGGTTTTGAACCTAGGCCAAATGGGTTAATGTTGGATTTGGATTCAATTCACACCTATGACAaagattatttaatattaaatgttggatttgtgattttatttttattctaagacttgagtttttcttttaataaaaattagacCATGAATTGCAGCCAATAGGtccatcaaaataaatatcagATTCTCATCTCaccaaatcaaatttaaaatacaaatttaaagtaAGGATTCATCTAATGATAAAAATCTAATAACTACAATGACCATGTGATTTTTTGTACTTGAATAATCTATATGGTCAGTATATGCAATGTGAGGTATGGACTATGGACTGTGAATTAATGTGACAGAAACGTTGACCTATTTAACTCATTAGTCAAAGAAATTTGCTATACAGTATTCATCAATACTGTTTGAATAAAAGGTTGATAAGGATCATATAATATGAGTAGGTCAACTTAATTCAGCCTTAGTAGTTAAGgaaatttaaattactaaacCACTGTTTCTTAATGTTAATTGCTTTTCTTATTTGTTTAACAGGACTAATATCTGAATGACTAAAACTATGAAAATGAAACACATATGCATATAACAAGACTTGGAAATTGAGTAAACAGAGGTACAATGTCAAAAACAATCAACATGgctcatttgatttttttatcaaaaactgTCACTATAGCATTTTCTCACACTTTCAATATGTCTAGATTCTAGTCAATATTTGAACACCATTGACTTTAATTACATAAGAAATCAACTATGAGAATGATTCTATTTTAATTCAGTAAATTAACATTGCATTTTGCTTGCTATCAGACAAGAAAAACTTGTTGAACATTGTACATTGATACAAATTACAATCATCATCTTTCAAATGAACTGTGTCTCTGACGACAGAGTGATTGTTATAGTTTTTCTATTACGCAATGGTTTGAGTTACAGAGTACAAATTGACTTTAAATACTATGGTTCAAAATACAAGTTTAAGTTATGCTAGGTTGATGGAATATTAACGATGATAATAGATATAAGTtataacatatttatatattcaaGAAATGATCATGAAAGACATACCTTTAAAATTTAAGAGATCGCAACTGAGACGGGAAAAATGAGTGTTTGTCCACTTATAAGTAAATATGATGCTTACTCAAGATATAAGAATAGAAATGTTCGAAAAgaatgtttttgtaattttattaatcaatctCTTATTTGGCTATAAAAATGTATATAGTTGGGTTACAAGTTTAGATCTAAACCATAAGTAACTTCATCAAACATATATTTGTTAAAGAGGCTTATACATCTTATACAAAGCCACTTCAACAAACAATGTGATAAATGACTTCAAccttatgtaaaataaaaaaggaaaagaataaTGAAGTTCTCAAGAAgcataaacataataataatgataaaaatacaacaaattaATGTCATCAAAGAAAAGAAGTGCCTGCTAAACCATGATGCAAAAGATTATGAGCAATAGCATCTCTAGCCTTCAATGAATTAACTGATCTCAAACCAACCTCAGGAACCATTTCATCATCAAGAACATCAACCTTAAGTTCATCCTCCATTTTCTCACCTTTCATCTCACAAATATTATGCAAAACACAACAAGCACCAAGCACAACAGGCAAATCTTGAAGCTTAACCTCAGTCCTTTTCTGCAAACAACACCATCTCCCTTTCAACCTACCAAATGCATCTTTAGCAACTTTTTGAATCTCACCAATCTTCTCATTAAAACCATGTTGTGTCCAAGTtaaattttgttgattataAGGCACCAAAACCCAATCCATCAAAGGATAACTTGAACTTCCAACAATCCAAACACCTTTAAGAAGCCCTCCATTAGCCCTTTGAAAAAGTGCTGATTTTTCCAACACTTGATCATCAGGCATTGAACCAGGCCAACCGATACAAACATCAGTAAACACACCATTCGGATCAACAACACCTTGAACAGTAATTGAATAAGAAGTCTTTTGATTCCTCTCAGTATGTCTCTTATTAAAATAAGCAGCAACACTAATCTTAGGAGCTATGATAGGAACATGTGATGTATACATAGAACCTACAACATTAGGAATACCTGAAATTGACTCAAACTCACCTTTAATTTTCCTTAAATTAACCTCATTAGGCCATTGAAGATACTTAGGCATAAGAACAGTTTTAATAGCAGTACAAACCTCAAGAACAAGTTTATGACAAGTTGATATACCTAAACCGAATCGCTTCGAAACGATCCTTAAAGGATCACCGGTCGCTAATCTCCATAGACAAACAGCAACCCTTTGTCTAACTGGTATTGCATTCCTCAAAGTTGTGTCTTCTTTCACAATTGCTGAATTCAATTCctcacaaatcaaatcaaaagttGATTTTCCCATTCTAAATGCTTTCCTAAACTCATTTTCAGGAAAATCATCTTTGTTACATTCATCCCACCATGCTCCTGAACGATCCTTCACCCAAAGCCTTCTCTGTGAACCAGATTTACCACTACTATTATCATTGTTCTTCATATTATTAACAACACTTTCACTATTTGTTTCTTCTATACCGTCACTAAAAGTTGTAGCAGCAATAGCAACAGAACTTGACatgtttcttgttttttttctcCTAACTCTCTCTGATTCTTCAACTTGACTATAAGAATCATCAAGATTTGTATAATAATCAACCATagcttttgttttcttcttatgATTTGTCTCCAAACAAAATTTCTCATCCTCTAAAACTTTAttgttgttttcaaattcttgtTTCTCTTGTTCATCAAGTAAGAGAATTGATGTGAGAATACCCTTTAATTCTTCCTTCGTATTCTTCTTGATTTTGCTTCCACCTTGTTCATTATTGATTGAGCCATgaccttcaccttcatcatcacCATCACCAACATCTTCATTTTTTCTTCGTCTTTTTCTGGTATTAGTTGAATTTGCACTGTTATTGTTGTTTGGATCATTCATTTGGTCAAACGAATTTTGAAGTAAAGTGTAAACGTAAGAAAGTGATTCTGGGTCTGCAAAAGTTGGGAGTTTCATAAAGACTTGAA
The genomic region above belongs to Cicer arietinum cultivar CDC Frontier isolate Library 1 chromosome 4, Cicar.CDCFrontier_v2.0, whole genome shotgun sequence and contains:
- the LOC101491352 gene encoding protein ALP1-like — its product is MKLPTFADPESLSYVYTLLQNSFDQMNDPNNNNSANSTNTRKRRRKNEDVGDGDDEGEGHGSINNEQGGSKIKKNTKEELKGILTSILLLDEQEKQEFENNNKVLEDEKFCLETNHKKKTKAMVDYYTNLDDSYSQVEESERVRRKKTRNMSSSVAIAATTFSDGIEETNSESVVNNMKNNDNSSGKSGSQRRLWVKDRSGAWWDECNKDDFPENEFRKAFRMGKSTFDLICEELNSAIVKEDTTLRNAIPVRQRVAVCLWRLATGDPLRIVSKRFGLGISTCHKLVLEVCTAIKTVLMPKYLQWPNEVNLRKIKGEFESISGIPNVVGSMYTSHVPIIAPKISVAAYFNKRHTERNQKTSYSITVQGVVDPNGVFTDVCIGWPGSMPDDQVLEKSALFQRANGGLLKGVWIVGSSSYPLMDWVLVPYNQQNLTWTQHGFNEKIGEIQKVAKDAFGRLKGRWCCLQKRTEVKLQDLPVVLGACCVLHNICEMKGEKMEDELKVDVLDDEMVPEVGLRSVNSLKARDAIAHNLLHHGLAGTSFL